In a genomic window of Thermoproteus tenax Kra 1:
- a CDS encoding NAD+ synthase has protein sequence MITLADVISAINYSRAKDEITNFIARYISEARVKGAVVGVSGGVDSCTTLALTAEALGPRKVTALVLPSGFTPRQDVEDAVALAKRLGVRHYVISIDQLLSAFSYLPIYDENDAVARGNLMARIRMAVLYYYANKNNLLVVGTGDKSELMLGYFTKYGDGGVDILPIGDLYKTQVREMAKFLGLPESIALKPSAPRLWAGHTAEGELGLKYGEVDLVLYAYELGIPKEDIPRETGVSKTKVETILRRVRQNAHKRAPPPVAQLDKAKQYVVRRSF, from the coding sequence ATGATAACTCTGGCCGACGTAATCAGCGCCATAAACTACAGCAGAGCGAAGGATGAGATCACGAACTTTATAGCTCGGTACATCTCCGAGGCTAGAGTCAAGGGGGCTGTCGTCGGCGTCAGCGGCGGCGTAGACTCGTGTACGACTCTCGCTCTGACCGCCGAGGCCCTCGGCCCTAGGAAGGTCACCGCCCTGGTCCTCCCGAGCGGCTTCACCCCCAGACAAGACGTCGAGGACGCAGTCGCCCTCGCCAAGAGGTTGGGCGTGAGGCACTACGTCATATCCATAGACCAGCTTCTGTCGGCCTTCTCCTACCTCCCCATATATGACGAGAACGACGCAGTCGCCCGGGGCAATCTAATGGCGAGGATAAGGATGGCCGTGTTGTACTACTACGCCAATAAGAACAACCTCCTCGTCGTCGGGACGGGGGACAAGAGCGAGCTCATGCTCGGCTATTTCACCAAATACGGAGACGGCGGAGTGGACATATTGCCCATAGGCGATCTCTACAAGACGCAAGTGAGAGAGATGGCGAAGTTCTTGGGCCTCCCCGAGTCTATAGCGCTGAAGCCCTCAGCGCCCAGGCTGTGGGCAGGCCACACGGCCGAGGGGGAGCTGGGCCTAAAGTACGGAGAGGTGGACTTAGTGCTCTACGCTTACGAGCTGGGTATACCCAAGGAGGATATCCCCAGGGAGACCGGCGTGTCTAAGACGAAGGTGGAGACGATCCTCAGGAGGGTGAGACAGAACGCCCACAAACGGGCCCCTCCGCCCGTCGCCCAACTCGACAAAGCAAAACAGTACGTAGTGAGGAGAAGCTTCTAA
- a CDS encoding P-II family nitrogen regulator, with protein sequence MRLVRAVIREDKVADVIDALVKEGFTGATVYRDVGGMGGESGAITIRGRKYEALLPRAVVEVAVEDDKAEKVVKVIMEAARTGHLGDGRIFVIPVLEAWRIRNGERLA encoded by the coding sequence ATGAGGCTAGTCCGCGCGGTGATAAGGGAGGACAAAGTCGCCGACGTCATTGACGCGTTGGTCAAGGAGGGGTTCACGGGCGCGACGGTATATAGAGATGTCGGCGGCATGGGAGGCGAAAGCGGCGCTATAACTATCCGCGGGAGGAAGTATGAGGCGCTTCTGCCCAGAGCGGTGGTCGAGGTCGCCGTTGAGGACGACAAGGCCGAGAAGGTGGTCAAGGTCATAATGGAGGCGGCCCGGACGGGCCACTTGGGGGACGGCAGAATCTTCGTTATACCGGTGCTCGAGGCGTGGAGAATTAGAAATGGCGAGAGGCTTGCATGA
- a CDS encoding ammonium transporter, with amino-acid sequence MQIDVGATIWTAVGGILVFLMIPAIGFLEAGLVRRSNVINAMMKGMLAFMVFFPIWFLVFPFYFSGVLQDGYLPVGSDAGIPDLVYAFFLGAFGAVTLALIFAGAPERLKFGGWLAYAVFFSAVQWPLVASWIWGNGFLYNLGNYLGVPGYGVRDFAGGTVVHAYAGLAGAVATAILGHSLLKRAALNGEDHTFAYKEAIEYRKAELPYAIVGTALLFFGWFGFNGGSTLVVSPQTGYAIANTAIAGSLGGLVSLLLARREGVWGPVQAIGGVIGGLVMITPLAGFVEVPSAFLVGALAGAVTFYGTKLVERFIPIDDPVGGLPAHGFNGVLGSALVPILSSPKVAGMAGLIYGGPVGWVLVQWLGMAIALSFVVATTAAFFWALAKLGFRVTEEEELVGLDAVDHGVIRP; translated from the coding sequence ATGCAGATCGACGTGGGCGCCACTATCTGGACCGCCGTGGGGGGCATATTGGTCTTTCTAATGATACCAGCAATAGGCTTTCTTGAGGCGGGCCTAGTGCGCCGGTCCAACGTCATCAACGCCATGATGAAGGGCATGTTGGCCTTCATGGTCTTTTTCCCTATCTGGTTCCTAGTTTTCCCGTTCTACTTCTCGGGGGTTCTCCAGGACGGCTATCTGCCGGTGGGGTCCGACGCCGGCATACCCGATCTGGTGTACGCCTTCTTCCTGGGGGCCTTCGGAGCAGTGACATTGGCGTTGATCTTCGCTGGGGCGCCGGAAAGGCTTAAATTTGGGGGCTGGCTGGCATATGCTGTGTTCTTCTCGGCAGTTCAGTGGCCGCTAGTGGCCTCCTGGATATGGGGGAACGGCTTCTTGTACAACTTGGGCAACTACCTCGGCGTTCCGGGGTATGGTGTGCGCGACTTCGCCGGAGGGACTGTGGTGCACGCGTACGCCGGCCTCGCCGGGGCCGTGGCCACGGCCATATTGGGGCACTCCCTCCTCAAGCGCGCCGCCCTAAACGGAGAGGACCACACTTTCGCCTACAAGGAGGCCATAGAGTACAGAAAGGCCGAGCTCCCCTACGCCATCGTGGGCACCGCTCTATTGTTCTTCGGATGGTTCGGCTTCAACGGAGGCTCCACGCTGGTCGTTTCGCCGCAGACCGGCTACGCAATAGCAAACACGGCGATAGCAGGCTCTCTCGGCGGCCTCGTCTCGCTACTTCTGGCGAGGCGCGAGGGCGTCTGGGGCCCCGTCCAGGCCATAGGCGGAGTGATCGGCGGTCTCGTCATGATAACTCCCCTCGCTGGGTTCGTGGAAGTGCCCTCAGCCTTTCTGGTGGGGGCGTTGGCGGGGGCCGTCACCTTCTACGGCACTAAGCTTGTCGAGAGGTTTATACCCATAGACGACCCCGTCGGCGGCCTCCCCGCCCACGGCTTCAACGGAGTCTTGGGGAGCGCCTTGGTTCCGATACTGTCGTCGCCCAAAGTCGCCGGGATGGCCGGCTTGATCTACGGAGGACCTGTGGGCTGGGTATTGGTCCAGTGGCTTGGCATGGCCATCGCGCTCTCGTTCGTAGTGGCCACCACCGCAGCCTTCTTCTGGGCGTTGGCCAAGCTGGGCTTCCGCGTCACTGAGGAGGAGGAGCTGGTGGGACTAGACGCCGTAGACCACGGCGTTATCAGGCCATGA
- a CDS encoding ATP-binding protein yields MEPIGVVVKAPSTTHFIFRTFLNVEAEGGSLVLAGSGEQVLAKTVAVRRRSVVMDARLVAQLDDLESVKYIRDKLNIDAALYYTEAKAVILGVVRGERLGRPLRPLKPLDYVYKAPPELVAKLLTPKGEGPYIELGRVWGYDVPALVDANKLVSQHCAILASTGAGKSWLAGVIIERLAAAANVSVLVFDPHGEYSAMQIPQSEEGKAVSEQIELYVVGKVDVSAQDRAFEAKFGAVRRYTRVGINPRSLPLRVLERLLESSYGLTDAQRRILEEGWQRATSYGDRQPLTDVEELIDEVIQEGKAAAPAGYAGEMALGGLAGRLRALFKGSPVFLERYGEVYAGEPVRLFDPVKAVSSPGVRVFDLSGLDLFDQRIFLAVALDGIYKAALRRLNVPTLVVLEEAHNFVPARESPVSKPYAVKIAREGRKFGVGLCLISQRPTKLDPDALSQCMTQIFKRIINPVDLRYVAAAAEHLDDPYQLRGLDEDMALITGVSVSLPLLIKVGDRWTRHGGVGLQLAPRAGTYIK; encoded by the coding sequence GTGGAGCCCATAGGCGTCGTCGTCAAGGCGCCTTCGACCACCCACTTCATATTCAGAACTTTCTTGAACGTCGAGGCCGAGGGCGGCTCCCTTGTGCTGGCCGGCTCGGGGGAGCAGGTGTTGGCCAAGACTGTGGCCGTCAGAAGGAGGAGCGTCGTCATGGACGCCAGACTGGTGGCGCAGCTCGACGACTTGGAGTCGGTCAAATACATTAGAGATAAACTTAACATCGACGCTGCGTTGTACTACACAGAGGCCAAGGCGGTGATCTTGGGGGTGGTGAGAGGCGAGAGGCTGGGGAGGCCTCTGAGGCCGCTCAAGCCGTTGGACTACGTCTACAAGGCGCCGCCGGAGCTCGTGGCCAAGCTGTTGACGCCTAAGGGGGAGGGCCCCTATATAGAGCTAGGCAGAGTGTGGGGCTACGACGTGCCGGCGTTGGTGGACGCCAACAAGTTGGTCTCGCAGCACTGCGCCATATTGGCTAGCACGGGCGCTGGTAAGTCTTGGCTCGCCGGAGTCATCATAGAGCGCCTCGCCGCTGCGGCCAACGTGTCTGTGCTCGTCTTCGACCCCCACGGGGAGTACTCGGCTATGCAGATTCCGCAGTCGGAGGAGGGCAAGGCCGTGTCGGAACAGATTGAGCTCTACGTCGTCGGCAAAGTGGACGTATCAGCGCAGGACAGAGCCTTCGAGGCTAAATTCGGAGCTGTGCGCCGCTACACCAGAGTCGGCATAAACCCGCGCTCCCTCCCCCTAAGGGTTCTGGAGAGGCTTCTGGAGTCCTCCTACGGCCTCACCGACGCCCAGAGGAGGATCCTCGAGGAGGGTTGGCAGAGGGCGACCTCCTACGGCGATAGACAGCCTTTGACCGACGTTGAGGAGTTGATAGATGAGGTGATCCAGGAGGGGAAGGCGGCCGCTCCGGCGGGATACGCGGGGGAGATGGCTCTGGGAGGGCTGGCCGGGAGGCTCAGGGCTTTGTTCAAGGGGAGCCCCGTCTTTCTTGAGAGATACGGCGAAGTCTACGCGGGAGAGCCCGTGAGGCTCTTCGATCCCGTCAAAGCGGTCTCCTCGCCCGGAGTGAGGGTGTTCGACCTCTCCGGCCTGGATCTGTTCGACCAGAGGATCTTCCTAGCCGTAGCTCTGGACGGCATCTACAAGGCGGCTCTGAGGAGGCTCAATGTGCCGACGTTGGTCGTATTGGAGGAGGCGCACAACTTTGTGCCGGCGAGGGAGTCCCCCGTCAGCAAGCCCTACGCCGTCAAGATCGCCAGAGAGGGGAGGAAGTTCGGCGTAGGCCTCTGCCTCATCTCGCAGAGGCCCACCAAGCTGGACCCCGATGCTCTCTCCCAGTGTATGACTCAGATATTCAAGAGGATAATAAACCCTGTGGACCTCAGATATGTCGCCGCAGCGGCGGAGCATCTGGACGATCCATACCAGCTCAGAGGCCTCGACGAGGACATGGCCCTAATCACCGGCGTCTCGGTCTCACTGCCTTTGCTCATAAAGGTCGGCGATAGGTGGACGCGCCACGGAGGCGTCGGGCTCCAGCTGGCCCCCCGGGCTGGCACATATATTAAGTGA
- a CDS encoding AAA family ATPase, whose protein sequence is MRVRILNFRAVEEATLELGKTILFGPNGGGKSSIMRAVALLLQGGEVARDDVGWGTDDALVESDRGWRLVIPGRLRRRPRPPGEPALTEVAPGRFSPPWIPQAPAVLWAGEYLTVDDGAAHATKRLEEALSGELLERIEQAAPSILGPAFGGLAAVRDGLAVKWEGRWMPFRSLSAGFRRALELAASAESAALAKEALGKDVLLLIEDFESSLYYDLALNLLERLAKSPVMVIAELRTRFALRGALRAGWRAYYVEGRTKEVRQEEDLPKLEYE, encoded by the coding sequence ATGCGGGTCCGCATACTCAACTTTAGAGCGGTGGAGGAGGCCACTCTGGAGCTGGGCAAGACGATCCTCTTCGGGCCGAACGGAGGAGGCAAGAGCTCCATCATGAGGGCCGTCGCGCTCCTCCTCCAAGGGGGTGAGGTCGCCCGGGATGACGTGGGCTGGGGAACCGACGACGCCTTGGTGGAGTCCGACAGAGGCTGGAGGCTCGTTATACCGGGGAGACTGCGGAGGCGGCCGAGGCCCCCCGGCGAGCCGGCCCTCACCGAGGTGGCGCCCGGCAGATTCAGCCCTCCTTGGATCCCCCAGGCGCCCGCCGTGCTCTGGGCCGGCGAATATCTAACTGTCGACGATGGGGCGGCGCACGCTACCAAGAGGCTCGAGGAGGCCCTCAGCGGCGAGCTCCTAGAGCGCATCGAGCAAGCCGCTCCATCGATCTTGGGGCCAGCCTTCGGCGGCCTTGCCGCCGTTAGGGACGGACTCGCCGTCAAGTGGGAGGGGAGATGGATGCCGTTTAGATCGCTCTCTGCGGGCTTCAGGAGGGCTCTAGAGCTGGCGGCGTCGGCGGAGTCGGCCGCTCTTGCGAAGGAGGCCTTGGGAAAGGACGTGCTCCTCCTGATAGAGGACTTTGAATCCTCGCTCTACTACGACCTGGCGCTGAACCTCCTGGAGCGCTTGGCCAAGTCGCCCGTCATGGTTATAGCAGAGCTTAGGACGCGCTTCGCCCTGAGGGGCGCGTTGAGGGCGGGCTGGCGGGCGTACTACGTGGAGGGGAGGACGAAGGAGGTGAGACAGGAGGAGGATCTGCCGAAGCTTGAGTATGAATAA
- a CDS encoding ammonium transporter, giving the protein MDKRRGLWKALMALALLTAGGALAQTTSNATQLPWTTGYPSAAVPTWLDTGSNAWMLTAATLVGLQSVPGLMLLYGGMTKRKYAINTMMMVLYAFAVVLIVWILAGYEFGFGPPLLKIGNYYILGTPMPAVTANATAGQAAVPAAQAYPNIVMATLIFFQFVFAAITPALIVGALIERMNFKAWMLFVPLWSLLVYSPVAFWLWGGGWLMQLGVVDFSGGYVIHVDAGIAAFIAAAMVGPRLIEERRLAPHNLTQVAAGLGLVWLGWNGFNGGDPYGSTVDAAIAVLATNVATAVATVVWMLLDTAYFGKPTLTGAAAGAVAGLVGITPAAGYVNMIGAIVIGAASSAAAWYSLNFFQLRYLKHIDDALGVFSDHAVPGIVGGILTGVFADPSITQYVFPGLTGALYGNPYQVLLQLLGAAVVVAYDAAVTFLILKLISKITPLRAPEADLKVGDKALHGEVAYDEFAFASQANNQGKQ; this is encoded by the coding sequence ATGGACAAAAGAAGAGGTCTCTGGAAGGCGCTGATGGCGCTCGCGTTATTGACAGCTGGCGGAGCGCTCGCTCAGACGACGTCCAACGCGACCCAGCTTCCCTGGACCACCGGCTATCCCAGCGCCGCCGTTCCGACTTGGCTCGACACAGGTAGCAACGCTTGGATGTTGACTGCCGCCACCCTGGTGGGTCTACAGAGCGTTCCGGGCCTCATGCTCCTATACGGCGGCATGACCAAGCGTAAGTACGCCATAAACACTATGATGATGGTGCTCTACGCCTTCGCAGTCGTGCTCATAGTCTGGATCCTCGCCGGCTACGAGTTCGGCTTCGGCCCGCCGCTTCTGAAGATAGGCAACTACTACATCTTGGGCACTCCGATGCCCGCAGTCACTGCCAACGCCACCGCGGGCCAGGCAGCGGTGCCCGCCGCACAGGCGTACCCCAACATAGTGATGGCGACCCTCATCTTCTTCCAATTCGTGTTCGCCGCCATTACCCCGGCCTTGATAGTCGGCGCGCTCATCGAGAGGATGAACTTCAAAGCCTGGATGCTCTTCGTCCCCCTCTGGAGCCTCTTGGTCTACTCGCCCGTGGCCTTCTGGCTGTGGGGCGGAGGATGGCTCATGCAGCTCGGCGTGGTGGACTTCTCCGGCGGCTATGTGATACACGTGGACGCAGGCATAGCGGCCTTCATAGCGGCGGCCATGGTCGGCCCGAGGCTGATCGAGGAGAGGCGGCTGGCGCCTCACAACCTCACTCAAGTGGCCGCGGGCCTCGGCTTAGTCTGGTTGGGTTGGAACGGCTTCAATGGGGGAGACCCGTACGGATCCACTGTGGACGCAGCGATAGCCGTGTTGGCCACGAACGTGGCCACGGCCGTGGCGACAGTAGTCTGGATGTTGTTGGACACCGCCTATTTTGGCAAACCTACCCTCACGGGCGCGGCCGCCGGCGCCGTGGCCGGGCTCGTCGGCATAACGCCCGCCGCCGGCTACGTGAACATGATAGGCGCGATTGTGATAGGAGCCGCCTCCTCGGCCGCCGCGTGGTACTCCCTCAACTTCTTCCAACTCAGATATCTTAAGCATATTGACGACGCCTTGGGCGTCTTCTCGGATCACGCCGTGCCCGGAATAGTGGGCGGCATCCTCACTGGCGTGTTCGCAGACCCGAGCATAACACAGTACGTCTTTCCGGGGCTGACCGGCGCGCTCTACGGCAACCCCTATCAAGTCTTGCTCCAGCTGCTCGGAGCCGCCGTAGTGGTTGCCTATGACGCAGCTGTGACCTTTCTGATTTTGAAGCTGATTAGCAAAATAACACCGCTACGGGCGCCCGAGGCCGACCTCAAGGTGGGCGACAAAGCTCTGCACGGCGAGGTGGCCTACGACGAGTTCGCCTTCGCCAGCCAGGCCAACAACCAAGGCAAACAATAA
- a CDS encoding metallophosphoesterase family protein translates to MRLLIVSDVHDAFDKISSIPGTYDAVIAAGDFTYKRSMEHVKTALSLLSRIAPVYFVPGNMDPPEALDYEAPGIRPLHGRVLEIGGYKIGGVGGSPPTPFRDLIRFTEEEISSVLQRLGRVDILVAHSPPRGILDRVGGSTPVGSTAVLKYVEENRPILSVHGHIHEDYGVVERGGTVFVNPGPLLWGQYAVAELGSPVRVELRRL, encoded by the coding sequence ATGCGCCTCCTCATAGTCTCCGATGTGCACGACGCCTTCGATAAAATATCGTCTATACCTGGCACCTACGACGCAGTAATTGCCGCCGGGGACTTCACCTACAAGAGGAGCATGGAGCATGTGAAGACGGCGCTGTCGCTTCTCTCCCGCATCGCCCCTGTGTACTTCGTGCCGGGGAATATGGATCCGCCGGAGGCGCTGGACTACGAGGCGCCGGGGATCCGCCCGCTCCACGGGAGAGTCCTCGAGATAGGCGGATACAAAATAGGCGGAGTGGGCGGCAGCCCTCCGACGCCCTTCAGAGACCTCATAAGGTTCACTGAGGAGGAGATATCCTCGGTGCTACAACGCCTCGGCAGAGTCGACATACTAGTCGCCCACTCGCCTCCGAGGGGGATCTTGGACAGAGTCGGCGGCTCTACGCCTGTCGGCAGCACCGCCGTGCTTAAATACGTCGAAGAGAATAGGCCGATCCTTTCAGTCCACGGACACATCCACGAGGACTACGGCGTCGTCGAAAGGGGCGGCACAGTCTTCGTAAACCCCGGGCCCCTCCTCTGGGGACAGTACGCCGTGGCTGAGCTCGGAAGCCCAGTGAGGGTGGAGCTGAGGCGGCTCTGA
- a CDS encoding thermopsin family protease → MRPALLPLLLLAASALALQLSPGSCYTYFNLTISSAPAYLIAYNYNSTFLSAYLMTPQQVSAFVNGQSVSPLASYQLPPYSPSAFEVNQTGNYNLVVYPVPCSQRLLLYLSSPRGGLPVGIASYPAELLSTQEVAGFFNITSISAYNPNFNPSDGASLQLNAVVQVRLADGSTQYYWVQDIAWFETSRGQVNFGDNVWNSTSPSSSVSPSSISGQGSVNNGVYLYGTYLQPYALPLAGFLAVRAYAANGAVHVDFGYLIAQNGAQLSQSGATWFDHVTITPSQPAVSVQIVVTTTFPTSGGNAPDVELVFGGIGNGEITTFNSLRASLGLYYLNGSSWVPLPYLYTYGADTAEGATDLATSWGNGLASVAVGPLSPGRLSPTCVQTPQSLSSPVQWSLYCYASVKYPVSITSPIPIYVNGTETTSYSAYLPAGAALVIQDGYARYPNGTMFVPSVGNETIVVSGPISLAVSWTPYYLVRVSSPIPVEVDGQSATYFSTYIKAGSSLVVQAREVYLPNGTMLRPAPSYLSLTVEGPLNITVSWSKYYELYVKSAFPVYVNGSSAAGPVYLPAGSLAVVTAYNVTLPNGTMFVPSPPSAVVDMSGPVVLEVDWAPLYLVSISSPLPVLINGTAAESFSKYLRPGSRLALQTSNVVLPNGTMFVPNVGNSTVTVSAPLAISVEWTPYYLVRVESPLPVLINGTAAASAYVRRGSLVYIRAVNITLPNGTMFVPSVGNETLAVTAPLTISVEWTPYYLVAVRSPLPVLVNGTASVDYERYLRAGSRLVVSAGPARVGNGTMFVPAQPNATLLVAGPVNYTVGWIPYYLVEVESSEPVYVNGTATVNYTEYVRAGSALYVAARAIYLRNGSALFPSPGNLTLIVRRPVQLAVSWRVYHLVSVSSPLPVLVNGSRAQSLYVPAGSVVVVSAHRVVLPNGTMFVPSVGNETIVVEGALNIAVSWTPYYLVEVYSPLPVFVNGTAATRYAQYVRAGSALALGAPQRVVFDNGTMFVPAVGNETVVVSAPARLAVSWIPYYLVQISGQRPVLVNGVSTASYEQYLRRGSSLSISAEPVPEFGGLIVLEPNVTRMNITVERPIKVGVVYAPDYSRLEAVAAAASAASAAASLILRRRRAVA, encoded by the coding sequence GTGCGCCCAGCGCTCCTCCCCCTCCTTCTGTTGGCCGCCTCCGCTCTGGCCCTCCAGCTCTCGCCGGGTTCGTGCTACACCTACTTCAACTTGACCATCTCCAGCGCCCCCGCCTACCTAATCGCGTATAACTACAACTCCACCTTTCTCTCAGCCTATCTGATGACGCCGCAGCAGGTCTCCGCCTTCGTAAACGGGCAGAGCGTGAGCCCCCTCGCGTCCTACCAACTGCCCCCATACTCGCCGTCGGCCTTCGAGGTAAATCAGACGGGCAATTATAACTTAGTCGTCTATCCAGTCCCCTGTAGCCAGAGGCTCCTCCTATATCTATCTTCCCCGCGAGGGGGCCTCCCCGTGGGTATAGCCTCCTATCCCGCGGAGCTTTTGTCGACTCAAGAGGTCGCAGGGTTCTTCAACATCACATCTATATCCGCCTACAACCCCAACTTCAACCCGAGCGACGGCGCCTCTCTACAGTTGAACGCAGTGGTTCAAGTGCGTCTGGCCGATGGATCAACGCAGTACTACTGGGTCCAAGACATAGCCTGGTTCGAGACCTCCAGAGGCCAGGTGAACTTTGGAGACAACGTATGGAACTCCACCTCCCCCAGCTCCTCGGTGTCCCCCTCATCTATCAGCGGACAGGGCTCAGTCAACAACGGCGTTTACCTGTACGGGACCTACCTCCAGCCCTACGCTCTGCCGCTGGCGGGGTTCCTCGCGGTCAGAGCCTATGCGGCTAACGGCGCTGTCCACGTGGACTTCGGCTATCTGATCGCCCAGAACGGGGCACAGCTGTCCCAGAGCGGCGCCACGTGGTTCGACCATGTGACGATAACGCCCTCGCAACCGGCTGTCTCAGTCCAGATAGTCGTCACTACGACGTTCCCGACCAGCGGTGGGAACGCCCCCGACGTCGAGCTAGTGTTCGGCGGTATTGGAAATGGGGAGATCACTACTTTCAACTCGCTTCGGGCGAGCCTCGGCCTATACTACCTAAACGGCTCTTCTTGGGTCCCTCTGCCCTACTTGTACACGTATGGCGCAGATACAGCGGAGGGAGCCACCGACCTGGCCACCTCTTGGGGCAACGGACTGGCCTCGGTCGCCGTAGGCCCCCTCAGCCCTGGCCGGCTGAGCCCCACGTGCGTCCAAACGCCGCAGTCTCTGAGCTCCCCCGTCCAGTGGTCGCTCTATTGCTACGCCTCGGTCAAATACCCAGTCTCTATAACAAGCCCCATACCCATCTACGTCAACGGCACCGAGACTACGTCGTACTCGGCCTATCTCCCCGCCGGCGCGGCCCTAGTGATCCAGGACGGCTACGCGCGCTACCCCAACGGCACTATGTTCGTCCCCTCTGTCGGCAACGAGACGATAGTGGTCTCGGGCCCCATATCCTTGGCCGTGTCGTGGACGCCCTACTACCTAGTGAGAGTTAGCTCTCCGATCCCAGTTGAAGTGGACGGGCAGAGTGCGACTTACTTCTCTACATATATCAAGGCGGGGTCCTCCCTCGTGGTGCAGGCCCGGGAGGTCTATCTGCCCAACGGGACAATGCTGAGGCCGGCGCCGTCCTACCTCTCGTTGACTGTGGAGGGCCCCCTCAATATAACCGTCTCTTGGAGCAAATACTACGAACTCTACGTGAAGAGCGCGTTTCCGGTCTACGTCAATGGATCCTCTGCGGCCGGCCCCGTCTACCTCCCGGCTGGGTCGCTCGCCGTTGTGACCGCGTATAACGTCACTTTGCCGAACGGAACAATGTTCGTCCCCTCGCCGCCCAGCGCAGTGGTGGATATGTCGGGCCCCGTCGTTCTTGAGGTGGACTGGGCGCCTCTGTACCTCGTCTCTATATCCTCGCCTCTGCCCGTGCTGATCAACGGGACAGCTGCAGAGAGCTTCTCGAAGTACTTGAGACCGGGCTCCAGGCTGGCTCTGCAGACCTCCAACGTAGTTCTGCCTAACGGAACAATGTTTGTGCCCAACGTGGGGAACTCCACAGTAACTGTGTCCGCCCCTCTGGCTATCTCTGTGGAGTGGACGCCCTACTACCTAGTGAGGGTGGAGAGCCCGCTGCCCGTCCTTATCAACGGCACGGCCGCCGCCTCGGCCTACGTCAGACGGGGCTCCCTTGTGTACATACGGGCCGTGAACATCACTCTCCCCAACGGCACTATGTTCGTCCCCTCGGTCGGCAACGAGACATTGGCGGTCACAGCGCCCTTGACGATCTCGGTGGAGTGGACTCCGTACTATCTGGTGGCGGTGAGGAGCCCGCTACCGGTGCTGGTCAACGGGACGGCGAGTGTGGACTACGAGCGGTACCTCAGAGCCGGCTCGAGGCTAGTCGTGTCGGCCGGCCCGGCCAGAGTGGGCAACGGCACCATGTTTGTGCCGGCCCAGCCCAACGCCACGCTCTTGGTGGCCGGCCCAGTGAACTATACCGTCGGCTGGATACCGTACTACCTCGTTGAAGTGGAGAGCTCGGAGCCTGTGTACGTCAACGGGACTGCGACCGTTAACTACACGGAATACGTGAGGGCGGGCTCGGCGCTCTACGTCGCGGCCCGCGCGATCTATCTAAGGAATGGTTCAGCGCTCTTCCCCTCGCCGGGCAACCTCACTCTCATAGTGAGGAGACCTGTGCAGCTCGCCGTCTCTTGGAGGGTCTACCACCTGGTCTCAGTGAGCTCGCCGTTGCCGGTCCTCGTCAACGGCTCGCGCGCCCAGTCCCTCTACGTTCCCGCGGGCTCTGTCGTTGTCGTGTCGGCCCATAGAGTAGTTCTGCCGAACGGCACTATGTTCGTCCCCTCGGTCGGCAACGAGACGATAGTGGTGGAGGGCGCTCTGAACATCGCCGTCAGCTGGACGCCGTACTACCTAGTGGAGGTCTACAGCCCTCTGCCGGTCTTTGTGAACGGGACCGCCGCCACGAGGTACGCGCAGTACGTGAGGGCGGGCTCGGCGCTGGCCTTGGGCGCGCCCCAGCGCGTTGTGTTCGACAACGGCACTATGTTTGTGCCGGCCGTGGGCAACGAGACGGTGGTGGTCTCCGCGCCGGCGAGGCTGGCCGTGTCTTGGATCCCCTACTACCTCGTCCAGATCTCGGGCCAGAGGCCGGTGCTCGTGAACGGAGTCTCCACAGCGAGCTACGAGCAGTATCTGCGGCGCGGATCCAGTCTGTCCATAAGCGCAGAGCCAGTGCCGGAGTTCGGCGGGCTTATCGTGTTGGAGCCGAACGTCACACGGATGAATATAACTGTGGAGAGGCCTATAAAGGTCGGCGTAGTATATGCTCCGGACTACTCACGCCTTGAGGCCGTAGCCGCTGCCGCCTCGGCCGCCTCAGCCGCGGCGTCGCTGATACTACGCAGAAGACGCGCCGTCGCCTAG